GGCCGCTCGTGCGCCAAAGTGCCCATCCTACCGCCGCGACCAGGAGTCCACCGTACGCGGGATGGCGCGTGCGCGCGTAGAGGCCGGTCTGCACAAACTCGCCCCCTGGCCGCGGCCGGGGCAGGATGGTCAGGTTGGGACCGAGTTCATACAGAGCGCGAAGGCCCAGCCATCCTCCTGCGATGACCAGCGGCACACCGAGCGCCACCCAGAGCGCACGCGACGGCGCGGTCCAGCGCCACGCGGGCGGCGCCAGCGCCACCGCCGCCATCAGGATTACCTGACCGACCACCAACCACTCGCCGCGCGTGCCCTTCCACCAGGGCGGTCGGTCGCTCATGACTTGCCTCCTTGAGGGCGCGGCTCCCGCAGAGGTGCGTTCAACACCCGGCGGCGATGCGCCTTGGACAGGTTCTCGCACGCGTAACGCAGCACCAGCCGCGTAGTCCGGTCGCGGTTCGCCATCAGGTAAGTCACGACCTTGCCGGCCTGCTTCTTCGTCGCCTCCTTCAGCAACCATCCGACCCCTTTCTGAACCATGAGATCGGCATCGCCGAGCAGCCGGTCTGCCATGGCCAGGACCTCGGGCAGGCGCTCGCCGGTCCGCGCCAGAGGGATCATGCTGACCGCGGCCGCGCGGCGGCGCCACCGGTGGCGGCTGCGCGTCCAGGGGGCGAGG
This DNA window, taken from bacterium, encodes the following:
- a CDS encoding isoprenylcysteine carboxylmethyltransferase family protein, whose amino-acid sequence is MSDRPPWWKGTRGEWLVVGQVILMAAVALAPPAWRWTAPSRALWVALGVPLVIAGGWLGLRALYELGPNLTILPRPRPGGEFVQTGLYARTRHPAYGGLLVAAVGWALWRTSGLHLVLAAVLTLYIHAKAHREEAFLMERFPDYADYRARTKHMVPRIY